The following coding sequences lie in one Kiloniellales bacterium genomic window:
- a CDS encoding MocE family 2Fe-2S type ferredoxin, which yields MSGDWQPVCVAGEIDEEDVLEFKHEGRRFAVYRLADDRYYATDGLCTHEKVPLSRGLVIDDVIECPMHQGRFHIPSGAARSAPACIDLKTYPVKVEGGQVYIQV from the coding sequence ATGAGCGGCGACTGGCAGCCGGTCTGCGTGGCCGGCGAGATCGACGAGGAGGACGTCCTCGAATTCAAGCACGAGGGCCGGCGCTTCGCCGTCTACCGCCTGGCGGACGACCGCTACTACGCGACCGACGGGCTCTGCACCCACGAGAAGGTGCCGCTCAGTCGCGGCCTGGTGATCGACGACGTCATCGAGTGCCCGATGCACCAGGGCCGCTTTCACATTCCGAGCGGCGCGGCTCGGAGCGCGCCGGCCTGCATCGACCTCAAGACCTATCCGGTCAAGGTCGAGGGCGGGCAGGTCTACATCCAGGTCTAG
- a CDS encoding DUF2189 domain-containing protein, with amino-acid sequence MATIRNPAEWSTDQLRHAAHHMASVFRSLGGSEANTRAELPAVRRIEIADIRAVLEKGVEDFRACRTDVVFLCVVYPLCGLVLARFAFDYDLVPLLFPIISGFALLGPVAAVGLYEMSRRREQGQKASWSDAFGIVRSPAFGAVLVLGLVLTLIFLAWMGMAQLIYLQTLGPEPPASLAAFLGDVFTTGAGWTMIVVGMGVGFLFALLVLATSVVSFPLLLDRDVGIGPAIWTSLRVARANPVPIALWGLVVAAGLVIGSLPLLLGLIVVMPILGHATWHLYRKTVER; translated from the coding sequence ATGGCCACCATCAGAAATCCCGCCGAGTGGAGCACAGACCAGTTGCGCCACGCGGCCCATCATATGGCATCGGTCTTTCGCTCCCTCGGCGGGAGCGAGGCGAACACGAGGGCCGAGCTGCCCGCTGTCCGCCGGATCGAGATCGCCGACATCAGGGCCGTTCTCGAGAAGGGGGTCGAGGACTTCAGAGCCTGCCGGACCGACGTGGTCTTCCTCTGCGTCGTCTATCCGCTCTGCGGTCTGGTCCTGGCCCGCTTCGCCTTCGACTACGATCTCGTGCCGCTGCTGTTCCCGATCATCTCCGGCTTCGCCCTGCTCGGCCCGGTTGCGGCTGTCGGGCTCTACGAGATGAGCCGGCGCCGTGAGCAGGGACAGAAAGCGAGCTGGAGCGATGCCTTCGGCATCGTGCGCTCGCCCGCCTTCGGCGCGGTGCTGGTTCTGGGCCTCGTCCTCACGCTGATCTTCCTGGCCTGGATGGGGATGGCGCAGCTGATCTACCTGCAGACCTTGGGACCGGAGCCGCCGGCCTCGCTCGCGGCCTTCCTCGGCGACGTCTTCACCACCGGCGCTGGCTGGACCATGATCGTCGTCGGCATGGGGGTGGGATTCCTCTTCGCTCTCCTGGTGCTGGCGACCAGCGTGGTCTCCTTCCCGCTGCTGCTTGACCGGGACGTGGGCATCGGCCCGGCGATCTGGACATCGCTCCGCGTCGCGCGCGCCAACCCCGTGCCGATCGCGCTCTGGGGCCTCGTGGTCGCCGCCGGGCTGGTGATCGGCTCCCTGCCGCTGCTGCTCGGGCTGATCGTGGTCATGCCGATCCTGGGCCACGCCACCTGGCACCTCTACCGCAAGACCGTGGAGCGGTGA
- a CDS encoding Xaa-Pro peptidase family protein: MNAPSKPTQATLTLEQAAGKTPPVVLTDTEAMIDLAKLRRYRLGRLRAQLVRQDIAACVLFSPLSIRYATGVRNCALFQTHIPAGYLFVPAEGPVVLFDSEPGRLTAAGLGTVDETRDDLLPLSFMFAGSRYGEWAGKWAAQMDDLVKRYGGGNKRLAVERAGAGPTLALEALGIEVKDGSDVIEPARAIKSPEEILCMNHAIAVAEDGMARMRAALKPGISEVELWALLWQANVEAGGDWIECRLLSSGDRTNPWQQEASSRRVRPGELLCFDTDMIGPFGYAADISRAYFCGPGRPSALQRELYRLAHEEVHHNIELMRPGASFREIVEKAYVRPEIYRAQHYPVLAHGIGMSDEWPAIYYPEDAAYAYEGVLEAGMTICVESYMGAVGGPEGVKLEQQILVTESGPIVLSKFPFEDALLE, from the coding sequence ATGAACGCCCCCAGCAAGCCCACGCAAGCGACACTCACCCTCGAGCAGGCCGCGGGCAAGACGCCGCCGGTGGTCCTGACCGATACCGAGGCCATGATCGACCTGGCCAAGCTGCGCCGCTACCGCCTAGGCCGCTTGCGCGCGCAGCTGGTCCGGCAGGACATCGCCGCCTGCGTGCTCTTCTCGCCGCTCTCGATCCGCTACGCGACTGGCGTGCGCAACTGCGCCCTGTTCCAGACCCATATCCCCGCCGGCTACCTCTTCGTGCCGGCCGAGGGCCCGGTCGTGCTTTTCGACTCCGAGCCGGGACGCCTGACCGCCGCCGGCCTGGGCACGGTCGACGAGACCCGCGACGATCTCCTGCCGCTCTCCTTCATGTTCGCCGGGTCGCGCTACGGCGAGTGGGCCGGCAAGTGGGCGGCCCAGATGGACGACCTGGTGAAGCGCTACGGCGGCGGCAACAAGCGCCTGGCCGTGGAGCGCGCCGGCGCCGGCCCGACCCTGGCGCTCGAAGCCCTGGGCATCGAGGTCAAGGACGGCTCCGACGTGATCGAGCCGGCGCGGGCGATCAAGTCGCCGGAGGAGATCCTCTGCATGAACCACGCCATCGCCGTGGCCGAGGACGGCATGGCACGGATGCGCGCGGCGCTGAAGCCGGGGATCAGCGAGGTCGAGCTCTGGGCCCTGCTCTGGCAGGCCAACGTCGAGGCCGGCGGCGACTGGATCGAGTGCCGCCTGCTGTCGTCCGGCGACCGGACCAATCCCTGGCAGCAGGAGGCCTCGAGCCGCCGGGTGCGCCCGGGCGAGCTGCTGTGCTTCGACACCGACATGATCGGCCCCTTCGGCTACGCCGCCGACATCTCGCGCGCCTACTTCTGCGGCCCCGGCAGGCCCTCGGCGCTGCAGCGCGAGCTCTACCGCCTGGCCCACGAGGAAGTGCACCACAACATCGAATTGATGCGACCGGGCGCGAGCTTCCGCGAGATCGTCGAGAAGGCCTACGTGCGGCCGGAGATCTACCGCGCCCAGCACTACCCCGTGCTGGCCCACGGCATCGGCATGAGCGACGAGTGGCCGGCGATCTACTATCCCGAAGACGCGGCCTACGCCTACGAAGGCGTGCTCGAAGCCGGCATGACGATCTGCGTCGAGAGCTACATGGGCGCCGTCGGCGGCCCTGAAGGCGTCAAGCTGGAGCAGCAGATCCTGGTGACCGAGTCCGGGCCCATCGTGCTCAGCAAGTTCCCCTTCGAGGACGCGCTTCTGGAATAG